A portion of the Corynebacterium heidelbergense genome contains these proteins:
- the gatB gene encoding Asp-tRNA(Asn)/Glu-tRNA(Gln) amidotransferase subunit GatB, producing MTAAVYDYSDDVMDYAEVLEHYDPVMGMEVHVELSTKTKMFSTSSAEFGDAPNSNVDPCSLGLPGALPVVNKQGVEWAIKIGLALNCEIAPHSRFARKNYFYPDQPKNYQISQYDEPIAHDGYLDVVLEDGTEWRVEIERAHMEEDTGKLTHLGGASGRIHGATASLVDCNRAGVPLIEIVTKPIEGAGERAPEVARAYVTALRDLVKALGVSDARMDQGSMRVDSNLSLRPKGTQEFGTRTETKNINSLKSVEQAVRFEMQRQAACLSNGVDIIQETRHYQETDGTTSKGRPKETMADYRYFNDPDLPPVLAPAEWVEEIRATLPEMPWIRRARIKQEWGLKDEEMRDLVNAGALDLIVETVEAGAKPAEARSWWVAYLAQKANEAGVELDGLSITPAQVARVAQLVAEGKLTNKLARQAVDGVLAGEGDVDDVVSARGLEVVRDDGAIEKAVDEAIAANPDIVEKYRAGNKKVTGAIVGAVMKATRGKADPGQVNKLIAEKLK from the coding sequence ATGACTGCCGCCGTGTACGACTACTCAGACGACGTGATGGATTACGCCGAGGTCCTCGAGCACTACGACCCGGTGATGGGCATGGAAGTGCACGTGGAGTTGTCCACGAAGACCAAGATGTTCTCCACCTCGTCCGCCGAGTTCGGCGACGCCCCGAACTCCAACGTGGACCCCTGCAGCCTGGGTCTGCCCGGGGCCCTGCCCGTCGTCAACAAGCAGGGGGTGGAGTGGGCCATCAAGATCGGCCTGGCGCTGAACTGCGAGATCGCGCCGCACTCCCGGTTTGCGCGGAAGAACTACTTCTACCCGGATCAACCGAAGAACTACCAGATCAGCCAGTACGACGAGCCCATCGCCCACGACGGTTACCTGGACGTAGTGCTGGAGGACGGCACCGAGTGGCGCGTGGAGATCGAGCGGGCCCACATGGAGGAGGACACGGGCAAGCTCACCCACCTCGGGGGCGCCAGCGGCCGCATCCACGGGGCCACTGCATCCCTGGTGGACTGCAACCGGGCGGGGGTGCCGCTCATCGAGATCGTGACTAAGCCCATCGAGGGCGCGGGGGAGCGGGCGCCGGAGGTGGCCCGGGCCTACGTCACCGCCCTGCGGGACCTGGTGAAGGCCCTCGGCGTATCGGATGCCCGCATGGATCAGGGCTCCATGCGCGTGGACTCCAACCTCTCCCTGCGCCCCAAGGGCACCCAGGAGTTTGGTACCCGCACCGAGACGAAAAACATCAACTCCCTGAAGTCCGTGGAGCAGGCCGTGCGGTTTGAGATGCAGCGCCAGGCTGCGTGTCTGAGCAACGGCGTGGACATCATCCAGGAAACGCGGCACTACCAGGAGACGGACGGCACCACCTCCAAGGGGCGGCCGAAGGAAACGATGGCGGATTACCGCTACTTCAACGACCCCGACCTTCCGCCCGTGTTGGCCCCAGCGGAGTGGGTGGAGGAGATCCGCGCCACTCTGCCGGAGATGCCGTGGATCCGGCGCGCCCGGATTAAGCAGGAGTGGGGCCTGAAGGACGAGGAGATGCGGGACCTCGTCAACGCTGGGGCCCTGGACCTCATCGTGGAGACCGTGGAGGCCGGGGCCAAGCCGGCGGAGGCGCGCTCCTGGTGGGTGGCCTATCTGGCGCAGAAGGCGAACGAAGCGGGTGTGGAGCTGGACGGGCTATCCATCACGCCCGCCCAGGTGGCCCGCGTGGCCCAGCTCGTGGCGGAGGGCAAGCTGACCAACAAGCTGGCCCGTCAGGCCGTCGATGGTGTGTTGGCCGGGGAAGGGGATGTTGACGACGTCGTTTCCGCGCGCGGCTTGGAGGTGGTCCGCGATGATGGGGCCATCGAGAAGGCAGTGGACGAGGCCATCGCGGCAAACCCGGACATTGTGGAGAAATACCGGGCGGGCAATAAGAAGGTCACCGGCGCTATCGTTGGTGCCGTGATGAAGGCCACCCGCGGCAAGGCTGATCCGGGGCAGGTCAACAAGCTCATTGCCGAGAAGCTGAAGTAG
- a CDS encoding ATP-dependent 6-phosphofructokinase, which produces MRIATLTSGGDCPGLNAVIRGIVRTAADHGSTVVGFEDGWQGLLEDRRRQLYDDAFIDRILRRGGTILGTGRLHPDKFKAGLEQIKANLADAGIDALIPIGGEGTLKGAKWLSDNGIPVVGVPKTIDNDVNGTDYTFGFDTAVAVATDAIDRLHTTAESHDRVMIVEVMGRHVGWIALHAGMAGGAHHILIPEVPFDIEEVCKKMRRRMQLGEKYGIIVVAEGAVPKPGTIEMDAEEVDQFGHIKMQNMGARIAKEIEKRLDVDVRSTVLGHIQRGGTPTAFDRVLATRYAVNATKACLRGEFGKVTALRSGHIEMISFDEAVGHLKEVPMRRYQTAQALFG; this is translated from the coding sequence ATGCGTATTGCGACCTTGACCAGTGGTGGTGACTGCCCGGGCCTCAACGCCGTGATCCGGGGGATTGTGCGGACCGCTGCGGACCACGGCTCCACCGTCGTCGGCTTCGAAGACGGCTGGCAAGGGCTTCTGGAGGACCGCCGCCGACAGCTCTACGACGATGCCTTCATCGACCGCATCCTGCGCCGCGGCGGCACCATCCTGGGCACCGGGCGGCTGCACCCGGACAAGTTCAAGGCGGGGCTGGAGCAGATCAAGGCGAATCTCGCAGACGCGGGGATCGACGCGCTAATCCCCATTGGTGGTGAAGGCACCCTCAAGGGTGCCAAGTGGCTCAGTGATAACGGGATTCCGGTTGTGGGCGTCCCCAAGACAATTGACAACGACGTCAACGGCACCGACTACACCTTCGGATTCGACACCGCAGTGGCCGTGGCTACGGACGCCATCGACCGCCTCCACACCACCGCCGAATCTCACGACCGGGTGATGATTGTGGAGGTTATGGGCCGCCACGTCGGATGGATCGCCCTCCACGCGGGCATGGCCGGCGGGGCCCACCACATCCTCATCCCCGAGGTGCCCTTCGACATCGAAGAAGTGTGCAAGAAGATGCGCCGCCGCATGCAGTTGGGGGAGAAGTACGGAATCATCGTCGTCGCGGAAGGGGCCGTGCCCAAGCCCGGGACGATTGAGATGGACGCCGAAGAAGTGGACCAGTTCGGCCACATCAAGATGCAAAACATGGGCGCGCGCATTGCCAAGGAGATCGAGAAGCGCCTGGACGTGGACGTCCGCTCCACCGTGCTTGGGCACATCCAGCGCGGCGGCACCCCCACCGCCTTTGACCGCGTTCTGGCCACCCGCTACGCCGTGAACGCCACCAAGGCCTGCCTGCGCGGCGAATTCGGCAAGGTCACCGCCCTGCGCAGCGGCCACATCGAGATGATCAGCTTCGACGAGGCCGTGGGGCACCTCAAGGAGGTGCCGATGCGCCGCTACCAGACGGCGCAGGCGCTGTTCGGATAG
- a CDS encoding DHA2 family efflux MFS transporter permease subunit — translation MTEKSPAGSDVRPWRALIALCVGFFMILLDQTIVAVATPALQADLGATYNEVIWVTSAYLLFFAVPLLVTGRLGDKYGPKNVYILGMVLFTLSSLACGLAPSITWLIIARAAQGLGAALLSPQTMSVINRIFPRDRRGAALGVWGATAGLSTLVGPLLGGVITSLLSWQWVFLVNVPIGVISVVAVAKFVPTFPLLKRPIDALSIALSVVAMFLFIFSIQQGETTGWPWWIFAGMLAAVGIAALFIRRQAAAAKTDREPLLPLPLFARRSFAFGNIGIAAMGFAVAGMMLPIMLYLQQVHHFSPMRAGLMVVPMSVVSMICAPLVGRLVDRTDPRPVAIVGFSIMVLTVALLVLVLRPGVSQWWILPVTTLMGFGHAGVWAPNSTLTLRDLPHKWAGAGSGMYNSTRQLGAVTGAAVIGAVMQWRLAVGSPGAFGQSLIPAAVVLAIGVWSAWRGAED, via the coding sequence ATGACCGAAAAATCTCCGGCGGGGTCGGACGTGCGGCCCTGGCGCGCGCTCATCGCGCTGTGCGTCGGCTTCTTCATGATCCTGCTGGACCAAACGATCGTGGCCGTGGCCACCCCCGCCCTCCAGGCGGACCTCGGCGCCACCTACAACGAGGTCATCTGGGTCACTAGCGCCTACCTGTTGTTCTTCGCCGTACCCTTACTGGTCACCGGCCGGTTGGGGGACAAGTACGGGCCGAAGAACGTCTACATCCTGGGCATGGTGCTGTTCACCCTGTCCTCCCTGGCCTGCGGTCTGGCCCCCAGCATCACGTGGCTCATCATCGCGCGTGCCGCCCAGGGGCTCGGCGCTGCGCTGCTCTCCCCGCAGACCATGAGCGTGATAAACCGCATCTTTCCCCGGGACCGCCGCGGTGCCGCCTTGGGGGTCTGGGGTGCCACCGCCGGGCTGTCCACGCTGGTCGGCCCCCTGCTGGGGGGAGTGATCACCTCCCTGCTGAGCTGGCAGTGGGTCTTCCTGGTGAATGTGCCCATTGGCGTGATCTCCGTGGTCGCCGTGGCCAAGTTCGTGCCCACCTTCCCGCTGCTGAAGCGGCCCATCGACGCGTTGTCCATCGCCCTGTCCGTCGTGGCCATGTTCCTGTTCATCTTCTCCATCCAGCAGGGGGAGACCACAGGCTGGCCCTGGTGGATCTTTGCCGGGATGCTCGCCGCGGTGGGCATCGCCGCCCTTTTTATCCGACGCCAAGCCGCCGCCGCCAAAACCGATCGTGAACCCCTCCTTCCCCTCCCGCTGTTCGCCCGCCGCAGCTTCGCCTTCGGCAACATCGGCATCGCGGCCATGGGCTTTGCCGTCGCCGGGATGATGCTGCCCATCATGCTGTACCTCCAGCAGGTGCACCATTTCAGCCCCATGCGCGCCGGGCTCATGGTGGTTCCCATGTCCGTCGTCTCCATGATCTGCGCGCCCCTGGTGGGCCGACTCGTGGACCGCACGGATCCCCGCCCGGTGGCCATCGTGGGCTTCAGCATCATGGTGCTCACCGTGGCCCTGCTCGTCCTCGTCTTGCGCCCCGGCGTAAGCCAGTGGTGGATCCTGCCGGTCACCACCCTCATGGGCTTCGGCCACGCCGGGGTGTGGGCGCCTAACTCCACGCTGACGCTGCGGGACCTCCCGCACAAGTGGGCCGGCGCCGGTTCCGGTATGTACAACTCCACCCGCCAGCTCGGCGCCGTGACGGGAGCCGCCGTCATCGGGGCGGTCATGCAATGGCGCCTCGCGGTCGGGTCCCCGGGGGCCTTCGGCCAATCCCTCATCCCCGCCGCCGTGGTGCTGGCCATCGGCGTGTGGTCCGCATGGCGCGGGGCCGAGGACTAG
- a CDS encoding NUDIX domain-containing protein, producing the protein MNYTGDGWAVGLDGSRRWGTMGAAGLFLTTCDAQGRTLVLMQHRAMWTNRGGTWALPGGACDVGETPEDTALRETWEETGVRGQDVEILASLVTSTMDLDHVLRRRPTEPGDEELLTQALGATDPRAELQARPITHPEHGGRAVFGLNARFWWEVPDHSATRWTYTTVIARAQHQLELNATAESQDLKWWPLEDLAQLDLMPEFAASLPELEEVLAAVTAGDPRQL; encoded by the coding sequence ATGAACTACACCGGAGATGGCTGGGCCGTCGGCCTGGACGGGTCCCGCCGCTGGGGCACGATGGGCGCGGCCGGCCTGTTCCTCACCACCTGCGACGCGCAGGGCCGCACGCTGGTCCTCATGCAGCACCGGGCGATGTGGACCAACCGCGGGGGCACGTGGGCCCTGCCCGGGGGAGCCTGCGACGTGGGGGAGACCCCGGAGGACACGGCCCTGCGGGAGACCTGGGAGGAGACCGGCGTGCGCGGCCAGGACGTGGAGATCCTGGCCTCCCTGGTCACCTCCACGATGGATCTGGACCACGTCCTGCGCCGCCGCCCGACGGAGCCCGGGGACGAGGAGCTGCTCACCCAAGCCCTGGGCGCCACGGACCCCCGTGCCGAGCTACAGGCACGCCCGATCACCCACCCCGAGCATGGGGGCAGGGCCGTGTTCGGCCTCAACGCCCGGTTCTGGTGGGAGGTGCCGGATCACAGCGCCACGCGCTGGACCTACACCACCGTCATCGCCCGCGCCCAGCATCAACTGGAGCTCAACGCCACCGCCGAAAGCCAAGACCTCAAATGGTGGCCGCTGGAGGATCTAGCCCAGCTAGACCTCATGCCGGAGTTTGCCGCCTCCCTGCCGGAGCTGGAGGAGGTCCTGGCCGCCGTCACGGCCGGGGACCCACGCCAGCTATAA
- a CDS encoding carboxylate--amine ligase/circularly permuted type 2 ATP-grasp protein gives MNAPIRTRNRTIRVEEEFQLIDTATRCMAARARDIAGTRPTTGFTPEMQECVVQSASAAHASVEDLTQDLLDRRAALNESAAELGLAIAAAGTVPMASKSTVEVFHNESFRKLSADYGLLAREQLVCGTQIHVEVADRDEALAVAAGISRYLPLLLALSASSPFNSEGQDTGYASSRYLAWARWPTTGSHPPASTSAEYDALVSGLVEARVISGPSMIYYDLRPSQQRNGLELRIADACPSVDTTITIAALFRALVERESQMATPTPPLNPAIQRAASWRAARFGMEGDLLDPETSAPRSAREVLLDLVELLRPQLTATGDFERVDALARRAVMAGSSAFRQRRALRRRGRPDDVMDLLVAETASSTDSTQLFSTDEDVFKAYVPIEGVEMDHFTDEAFDAAGLPRDLYKQTVEAATRLGPVGLRTQQVSAERDLTVRGVTFRVTGESHARAFSMDMMPRIIDQSTWRHLSTGAEQRAKAINAFLNDVYGEQAILRDGRLPLDILDKSPGYRRAGQTALRGSVRNHVSGVDLIYSERNGWQILEDNVRMPSGLTFALEARAMSQRNYPELFDTAPVGLNDISGCYSMFYDTLLAAAPPGAGEDPHIVIASPGQHDPSFFEQVQISEATGIPIATPDQLVVEDHVAYEVSSGSRRRVDVAYLRQDEEMFLTSRGADGEPLRYPIQSAISAGHLTIANALGNGIGDDKAIYAFVPQMIEYYLGEKPLINHVPTYLCSIREQRDMVIERLDELVVKPIDGYGGSGITIGPEATDEELALRREELQVRPEQFIAQEVVSLSTLPTFEGVSMQPRHVDLRLFTHLRAGSGPGELTAVTAPAGLTRVAPAGSLVVNSSRGGGGKDTWIVVEDATNPSAASTAP, from the coding sequence ATGAATGCACCTATTCGGACCCGTAACCGAACGATCCGAGTGGAGGAGGAGTTTCAGCTCATCGACACCGCAACGCGGTGCATGGCGGCCCGGGCGCGGGACATCGCCGGAACTCGTCCCACCACCGGCTTCACCCCGGAGATGCAGGAATGCGTGGTGCAGTCCGCCAGCGCCGCGCACGCCAGCGTGGAGGATCTGACCCAGGACCTCCTGGACCGCCGGGCGGCGCTCAACGAGTCCGCCGCCGAGCTGGGCCTGGCCATTGCCGCGGCGGGAACGGTGCCGATGGCCTCCAAATCCACCGTGGAGGTCTTCCACAACGAAAGCTTCCGGAAATTGTCGGCGGACTATGGCCTGCTGGCCCGCGAGCAGTTGGTGTGCGGCACGCAGATCCACGTGGAGGTCGCGGATCGGGACGAGGCCCTCGCCGTGGCGGCGGGGATCAGCCGCTACCTGCCGCTGCTGCTGGCGCTCAGCGCCTCCAGCCCGTTCAACTCGGAGGGGCAGGATACGGGCTACGCCAGCTCCCGCTACTTGGCCTGGGCCCGCTGGCCCACCACCGGCTCCCACCCCCCGGCCAGCACCAGCGCGGAATACGACGCGCTGGTCTCCGGCCTGGTGGAGGCCCGCGTGATTTCGGGGCCCAGCATGATCTATTACGATCTGCGCCCCTCCCAGCAGCGCAACGGCCTGGAGCTGCGCATCGCGGATGCCTGCCCCTCGGTGGATACCACCATCACCATCGCCGCGCTCTTCCGCGCGTTGGTGGAGCGGGAATCTCAAATGGCCACCCCCACCCCGCCGCTGAACCCGGCTATCCAGCGCGCGGCGTCGTGGCGGGCGGCGCGCTTCGGCATGGAGGGGGATCTGCTGGATCCGGAGACCTCCGCGCCGAGGAGCGCGCGGGAGGTGCTGCTGGACCTCGTGGAATTGCTGCGCCCGCAACTGACCGCCACCGGGGATTTCGAGCGAGTGGATGCGCTGGCTCGCCGCGCGGTGATGGCCGGCTCCAGCGCCTTCCGCCAGCGCCGCGCCCTGCGCCGCCGCGGCCGACCGGACGACGTGATGGACCTGCTGGTCGCGGAAACGGCGAGTTCCACGGATTCCACGCAACTGTTCAGCACGGACGAGGACGTGTTCAAGGCCTACGTCCCCATCGAAGGCGTGGAGATGGATCATTTCACCGACGAGGCCTTCGATGCCGCGGGCCTGCCGCGCGACCTATACAAGCAGACGGTGGAGGCGGCGACTCGATTGGGTCCGGTGGGTCTGCGCACCCAGCAGGTCAGTGCGGAACGCGATCTCACGGTGCGGGGCGTGACCTTCCGCGTGACTGGGGAGAGCCACGCCCGCGCCTTCTCCATGGACATGATGCCGCGCATCATCGACCAATCCACGTGGCGCCACCTGTCCACCGGCGCGGAGCAGCGGGCGAAGGCCATCAACGCCTTCCTCAACGACGTTTACGGGGAGCAGGCCATTTTGCGCGACGGACGCCTGCCGTTGGACATTTTGGATAAATCCCCGGGCTATCGCCGCGCGGGTCAGACGGCCCTGCGCGGAAGTGTGCGCAATCACGTCAGCGGGGTGGATCTGATCTATTCGGAGCGCAATGGTTGGCAAATTCTGGAGGACAATGTGCGCATGCCCTCCGGGTTGACGTTCGCCCTGGAGGCGCGGGCAATGTCCCAGCGCAACTACCCGGAGTTGTTTGACACGGCCCCGGTAGGCCTCAACGACATCTCCGGTTGCTATTCGATGTTCTACGACACGCTGTTGGCCGCGGCACCTCCGGGGGCTGGGGAGGACCCGCACATCGTCATCGCCAGCCCGGGCCAGCACGATCCCAGTTTCTTCGAGCAGGTGCAGATCTCGGAGGCGACGGGCATCCCGATTGCTACCCCGGATCAGTTGGTCGTGGAGGATCACGTGGCCTACGAGGTCTCCAGCGGTTCCCGGCGCCGGGTGGATGTGGCCTACCTGCGCCAGGATGAGGAGATGTTCCTCACGTCCCGGGGCGCCGATGGGGAGCCTTTGCGCTATCCCATTCAGTCGGCCATTTCGGCGGGGCATTTAACGATTGCTAATGCGCTGGGCAATGGGATCGGGGACGATAAGGCAATTTACGCCTTTGTGCCGCAGATGATCGAGTATTACCTCGGGGAAAAGCCGTTAATCAATCACGTGCCCACGTATTTGTGCTCTATTCGCGAGCAGCGGGACATGGTCATCGAGCGCTTGGACGAGCTGGTGGTCAAGCCCATCGACGGCTATGGCGGCTCCGGCATCACGATTGGCCCGGAGGCCACCGACGAAGAGCTCGCGCTGCGGCGGGAGGAGTTGCAGGTCCGCCCGGAGCAGTTCATTGCCCAGGAGGTGGTGAGCTTGTCCACCCTGCCGACGTTCGAGGGCGTGAGCATGCAGCCCCGGCACGTTGATCTGCGGCTGTTCACCCACCTGCGGGCCGGTTCCGGGCCGGGCGAGTTGACCGCGGTGACCGCTCCGGCGGGTCTGACCCGGGTGGCGCCCGCCGGTTCTCTGGTGGTTAATTCTTCTCGCGGTGGCGGGGGTAAGGACACGTGGATTGTGGTTGAGGACGCCACCAACCCCAGCGCGGCCTCCACCGCCCCGTAG
- a CDS encoding prolyl oligopeptidase family serine peptidase, translating to MRHTYGPSLSPNGDEIAFIVRGDEGFPYAVQAPLLPNGVGAERPVRIPVEGPVTRLMHSPDGRWLALEVAPLGTERSEIWLVTTDPSDSGATLVRSPGDARVSLVEWDGQHLAVAAFGADGVTEGRLVNPFTGEYRVLDRRADGMLVDAENGYSLMRVGPRGNRELLLNHPDGSWHPLLPPDPGSTVDEGIILPFTRGQEHPTLLVAGDWGANRRRLLHIVVREGTPEWSVFMASAGCDVEHAVVSRDGSTAAVTWSADGVSTLEIVVLGTDLHPASRQEVKLPGMVTSGLSITDDGSLLAVTAEGPNLAPCVDIISTRTGEIDSLDNVPDTHHEIELASRREQDQPHPARRTRDDTPDLLRYTARDGRELSGWLYRGLDPRGRRVRGRKQPVLLLFHGGPEGQSRPDHHDVISEVIGAGVSVFTPNIRGSAGYGRDFVHADDRYGRFAGITDVADTVAFLVGAEVADPERIVISGRSYGGFLTLMGLTQFPELFAGGICACGMSDLHTFYRDTEPWIASAAYPKYGYPIQDGELLGEFSPLSHADAVRAPVLFIHGRNDTNVPPSEMFQMRQRLAERGMYTDLLYFEDEGHEFVKRQNRALIGHRMVEFLGQCGLL from the coding sequence GTGCGTCATACCTACGGCCCCTCACTGTCCCCCAACGGCGACGAGATCGCGTTCATCGTGCGGGGGGATGAGGGGTTTCCCTATGCGGTGCAGGCCCCCCTGCTGCCGAACGGGGTGGGGGCGGAGCGCCCGGTACGCATCCCCGTGGAGGGCCCGGTGACCCGGCTGATGCACTCCCCCGACGGGCGCTGGTTGGCCCTGGAAGTGGCCCCGCTGGGTACGGAGCGTTCGGAGATTTGGCTGGTCACAACGGATCCCTCCGATAGCGGGGCCACCCTGGTGCGCAGCCCCGGGGATGCCCGCGTCTCCCTTGTGGAGTGGGATGGGCAACACCTGGCGGTCGCGGCTTTCGGCGCGGACGGGGTCACCGAGGGTCGGTTGGTCAACCCCTTTACCGGGGAGTACCGCGTGCTGGATCGGCGAGCCGACGGCATGCTCGTGGATGCCGAGAATGGCTACTCCCTCATGCGCGTGGGCCCGCGTGGCAACCGGGAGTTGTTGCTCAACCACCCCGATGGTTCCTGGCACCCGCTGCTCCCCCCGGATCCGGGGAGCACGGTGGACGAGGGAATCATCCTGCCCTTCACCCGCGGGCAGGAGCACCCGACGCTGCTCGTCGCCGGGGACTGGGGCGCCAACCGGCGGCGCCTGCTGCACATCGTGGTGCGCGAGGGCACCCCGGAGTGGAGCGTGTTCATGGCCTCCGCGGGCTGCGATGTAGAGCACGCGGTGGTCAGCCGGGACGGGTCCACGGCGGCGGTCACGTGGTCCGCAGATGGGGTATCCACGCTGGAGATCGTGGTCCTCGGCACGGATCTGCACCCGGCCTCCCGCCAGGAAGTGAAGCTGCCGGGGATGGTGACCTCCGGGCTGTCCATCACCGACGACGGCTCCCTGCTGGCGGTGACTGCGGAAGGTCCCAATCTCGCGCCCTGCGTGGACATCATTTCCACCCGCACTGGGGAGATCGACTCGTTGGACAATGTGCCGGATACTCATCACGAGATCGAGTTGGCGTCCCGAAGAGAACAAGACCAACCCCACCCGGCCCGCCGCACCCGGGACGACACCCCGGATTTGCTGCGCTACACCGCCCGAGACGGCCGCGAACTCAGCGGCTGGCTGTACCGGGGCCTCGATCCCCGGGGACGGCGGGTGCGCGGTCGCAAGCAGCCCGTTCTGCTGCTGTTCCACGGCGGGCCGGAGGGGCAATCCCGGCCGGACCACCACGACGTGATCAGCGAGGTCATTGGGGCTGGAGTGAGTGTGTTCACCCCCAACATCCGGGGTTCTGCGGGCTATGGGCGGGACTTCGTGCACGCCGATGACCGGTACGGCCGGTTCGCCGGGATCACGGATGTGGCGGATACGGTGGCCTTCCTCGTCGGCGCGGAGGTGGCGGACCCGGAGCGGATTGTCATCTCCGGGCGCAGCTACGGCGGCTTCCTCACGCTCATGGGCCTGACCCAATTCCCGGAGCTGTTCGCCGGGGGCATCTGCGCCTGCGGCATGAGCGACCTGCACACCTTCTACCGGGATACGGAGCCGTGGATCGCCAGTGCCGCCTACCCCAAGTACGGCTACCCCATCCAAGATGGGGAGTTGCTCGGCGAATTTTCCCCCTTGAGCCACGCCGATGCGGTGCGGGCACCGGTGCTATTCATCCACGGGCGCAACGACACGAATGTGCCGCCGAGCGAGATGTTTCAGATGCGCCAGCGGCTAGCGGAGCGCGGGATGTACACGGATTTGCTGTACTTCGAGGACGAGGGCCACGAGTTCGTCAAACGCCAGAACCGGGCCCTCATCGGCCACCGCATGGTGGAGTTTTTAGGGCAGTGCGGGCTGCTCTAA
- the gatA gene encoding Asp-tRNA(Asn)/Glu-tRNA(Gln) amidotransferase subunit GatA: protein MSTPNRMTVGERTDSNFTTWSAAELAEKIHSREISSAEVTRAHLDRIAEANGSINAFLHVSSDEAMAAATAVDEALASGDEPTSPLAGVPLALKDVFTTTDAPTTCGSKILAGYRSPYDATVTLKLRAAGIPILGKTNMDEFAMGSSTENSAYGPTRNPWDLQRTPGGSGGGSSAALASGMAPLAIGTDTGGSIRQPAALTDTVGVKPTYGTVSRYGLVACASSLDQGGPTARTVLDTALLHEVIAGHDANDSTSSTRPVAPVVKAARQGASGDLSGVKVGIVKQFERPEALQPGVLELHRRNLEQLESQGAELVEVDCPNFDHAVKAYYLILPSEVSSNLARFDGMRYGQRKGDDGTRSADEVMSLSRSEGFGPEVKRRIMMGTYALSVGYYDAYYLQAQRVRNLIAQDYAKAFETVDVIAAPVTPTTAFGLGEKVGDPLSMYLFDLFTLPLNLAGVCGMSVPAGLAEDTQLPAGLQLMGPAHGDDRLYRVGAAFEAGRG from the coding sequence ATGAGCACCCCGAACCGCATGACTGTCGGTGAGCGCACGGATTCGAACTTCACCACCTGGAGCGCGGCCGAGCTGGCGGAGAAGATCCACTCCCGCGAGATCAGTTCCGCGGAAGTGACCCGGGCCCACCTGGACCGCATCGCGGAAGCCAACGGTTCCATCAACGCCTTCCTGCACGTCAGCTCCGACGAGGCCATGGCCGCCGCCACCGCCGTGGACGAGGCCCTGGCCAGCGGGGACGAGCCCACCTCCCCGCTCGCCGGGGTGCCCCTGGCGCTCAAAGACGTGTTCACCACCACGGATGCCCCCACCACCTGCGGCTCGAAAATCCTCGCCGGGTACCGCAGCCCCTACGATGCCACCGTCACCCTCAAGCTGCGCGCAGCGGGCATCCCCATTCTGGGCAAAACCAACATGGACGAGTTCGCCATGGGATCCTCCACGGAAAACTCCGCCTACGGGCCCACCCGCAACCCTTGGGACCTGCAACGCACCCCCGGCGGCTCCGGCGGCGGCTCCTCCGCGGCCCTGGCCAGCGGGATGGCCCCCCTGGCCATCGGCACGGATACGGGTGGTTCCATCCGCCAACCGGCCGCGCTGACCGACACCGTGGGGGTCAAGCCCACCTACGGCACCGTCTCCCGCTACGGACTCGTCGCCTGCGCTTCCTCCCTGGACCAGGGGGGACCCACGGCCCGCACGGTACTGGACACGGCTCTGCTGCACGAGGTCATCGCTGGCCACGACGCGAACGACTCGACCTCATCCACCCGCCCGGTAGCTCCCGTCGTGAAAGCTGCCCGCCAGGGCGCCAGCGGGGACCTCAGCGGCGTGAAGGTGGGCATCGTCAAGCAATTCGAGCGCCCGGAGGCCCTCCAGCCCGGTGTACTAGAGCTTCACCGCCGCAACTTGGAACAGCTAGAAAGCCAGGGCGCGGAACTAGTAGAGGTGGACTGCCCCAACTTCGACCACGCGGTGAAGGCCTACTACCTCATCCTGCCCTCCGAAGTGAGCTCCAACCTGGCCCGCTTTGACGGCATGCGCTACGGCCAGCGCAAGGGAGACGACGGCACGCGCAGCGCGGACGAGGTGATGAGCCTCAGCCGCTCCGAGGGCTTCGGCCCGGAGGTTAAGCGCCGCATCATGATGGGCACCTACGCCCTGTCCGTCGGCTATTACGACGCCTACTACCTGCAAGCCCAGCGCGTGCGCAACCTTATCGCGCAGGACTACGCCAAGGCCTTTGAGACCGTGGACGTCATTGCCGCCCCGGTGACCCCCACCACGGCCTTCGGCCTGGGGGAAAAGGTGGGGGACCCCCTGTCGATGTACCTGTTCGACCTGTTCACCCTGCCCCTAAACCTCGCGGGCGTGTGCGGCATGTCCGTGCCGGCCGGCCTGGCGGAGGATACACAGTTGCCCGCCGGCCTCCAGCTCATGGGCCCCGCCCACGGCGACGACCGGCTGTACCGCGTCGGCGCCGCCTTCGAAGCCGGCCGGGGTTAG